The following proteins are co-located in the Streptomyces sp. DT2A-34 genome:
- a CDS encoding macro domain-containing protein, protein MSEITYVRGDATVPSVKGVKVIAHVCNDIGGWGKGFVLAVSRRWPQPEAAYRAWHRDRASNDFGLGAAQFVQVGPYVWVANLVGQRGIRTGSKGVPVRYEAIDAALGRLAEKATELGASVHMPRTGCGLAGGKWSRVEPLIIERLVRQGIAVTVYDHGEGAS, encoded by the coding sequence ATGTCGGAGATCACGTATGTCCGGGGTGACGCCACCGTTCCGTCGGTGAAGGGCGTCAAGGTGATCGCCCATGTCTGCAACGACATCGGGGGATGGGGAAAGGGCTTCGTCCTGGCCGTGTCACGCCGCTGGCCACAGCCGGAGGCGGCCTACCGGGCTTGGCACCGCGACCGCGCGTCGAACGACTTCGGGCTGGGTGCCGCCCAGTTCGTGCAGGTCGGGCCGTATGTATGGGTGGCGAACCTGGTCGGGCAACGGGGGATACGCACGGGCAGCAAGGGCGTTCCGGTCCGGTACGAGGCGATCGACGCGGCGCTGGGAAGGCTGGCCGAGAAGGCCACGGAGCTTGGCGCGTCGGTTCACATGCCCCGGACAGGGTGCGGGTTGGCCGGCGGCAAGTGGTCCCGCGTCGAGCCGCTGATCATCGAGCGGCTGGTGCGACAGGGGATCGCCGTCACCGTCTACGACCATGGGGAGGGCGCGAGTTGA
- a CDS encoding amino acid permease, which translates to MSKDAVNTAVAAPRTDAASMPADAGDAGYSKDLKARHVNMIAIGGAIGTGLFLGAGGRLHNAGPALAIAYLICGIFAFFVVRALGELVLYRPSSGSFVSYAREFLGEKGAYVAGWMYFLNWSTTGIADITAIALYTHYWSMFTDIPQWVLALAALAVVLAVNLISVKIFGEMEFWFAIIKVATLVAFMFVGIFLLATQHKVGGQTPGLDVITDNGGVFPHGLMPVVLVMQGVIFAYAALELVGVAAGETAEPEKVVPRAVNSIMWRVGLFYVGSVVLLALLLPGSVYSADESPFVTVLSKIGVEGAGDVMNLVVLTAAMSSLNSGLYSTGRILRSMAMAGSAPRFTARMNRSQVPYGGILLTCAVCVLGVGLNYLMPSQAFEIVLNVASLGIISTWVIIMVCHLVFVRRAKAGLVTRPSFRLPGSPVTEIVTITFLLSVLALMWNDPEVGRKTLLLIPVIALMLIGGWFAIRRRVAKAGDRELADLTK; encoded by the coding sequence GTGAGCAAGGACGCCGTGAACACGGCAGTGGCCGCACCCCGTACCGACGCGGCCTCGATGCCCGCGGACGCGGGCGACGCCGGTTACAGCAAGGACCTCAAGGCCCGCCACGTCAACATGATCGCCATCGGCGGGGCCATCGGCACCGGCCTCTTCCTCGGCGCCGGCGGTCGCCTCCACAACGCGGGCCCGGCGCTGGCGATCGCCTACCTGATCTGTGGCATCTTCGCCTTCTTCGTCGTCCGCGCCCTCGGCGAGCTCGTGCTCTACCGCCCCTCGTCCGGCTCCTTCGTGTCGTACGCGCGCGAGTTCCTCGGCGAGAAGGGCGCCTATGTCGCCGGCTGGATGTACTTCCTGAACTGGTCGACGACCGGCATCGCCGACATCACCGCGATCGCGCTCTACACGCACTACTGGAGCATGTTCACCGACATCCCGCAGTGGGTGCTGGCCCTGGCCGCCCTCGCGGTGGTCCTGGCCGTGAACCTGATCTCGGTGAAGATCTTCGGCGAGATGGAGTTCTGGTTCGCGATCATCAAGGTCGCCACGCTGGTCGCCTTCATGTTTGTCGGCATCTTCCTGCTGGCCACCCAGCACAAGGTCGGCGGCCAGACCCCCGGCCTGGACGTGATCACCGACAACGGCGGCGTCTTCCCGCACGGCCTGATGCCCGTCGTCCTGGTCATGCAGGGCGTGATCTTCGCGTACGCCGCGCTGGAGCTGGTCGGCGTCGCCGCGGGCGAGACCGCCGAGCCGGAGAAGGTCGTCCCGCGCGCGGTGAACTCGATCATGTGGCGCGTCGGCCTGTTCTACGTCGGCTCGGTCGTCCTCCTCGCCCTGCTCCTCCCCGGCTCGGTCTACTCGGCCGACGAGAGCCCCTTCGTCACGGTCCTGTCGAAGATCGGCGTCGAGGGCGCGGGCGACGTGATGAACCTGGTGGTCCTGACGGCGGCGATGTCCTCCCTCAACTCCGGCCTGTACTCCACCGGCCGCATCCTGCGCTCGATGGCGATGGCGGGTTCGGCGCCCAGGTTCACGGCCCGCATGAACCGCAGCCAGGTCCCCTACGGCGGCATCCTGCTCACCTGCGCGGTGTGCGTCCTCGGCGTCGGCCTGAACTACCTCATGCCCAGCCAGGCCTTCGAGATCGTGCTGAACGTCGCCTCCCTCGGCATCATCTCGACCTGGGTGATCATCATGGTCTGCCACCTGGTCTTCGTCCGCCGCGCCAAGGCGGGCCTGGTCACCCGGCCGAGCTTCCGCCTCCCCGGCAGCCCGGTCACCGAGATCGTCACGATCACCTTCCTGCTGTCCGTGCTCGCCCTGATGTGGAACGACCCCGAGGTCGGCCGTAAGACCCTCCTCCTCATCCCCGTCATCGCGCTGATGCTGATCGGCGGCTGGTTCGCGATCCGCCGCCGGGTGGCGAAGGCGGGGGACCGGGAGCTGGCCGACCTCACGAAGTAG
- a CDS encoding MerR family transcriptional regulator: MTTDTTEGPTLTIDELAARAGVTVRTVRFYGTKGLLPPPVIGPRRVGRYGHEHLARLALIEELQQQGMTLAAIERYLQQLPPDLDAHDLAVHRAVVASWAPEAVETVTRAELERRAGRALGDDDVERLVAMGVVEAGGGGGEADGSDSGSGSGSYRVDLGLLRLAVGLLDVPLSQEAILAARKVLIEHSRAAAHELSRLFRGEVSERAAQDVKSLSAHMQPLVVQALLTTFQRSLREELREWLAGMAEERGSA, encoded by the coding sequence ATGACGACCGACACCACCGAGGGACCGACCCTCACGATCGACGAACTGGCCGCGCGGGCGGGTGTGACGGTCCGCACGGTGCGGTTCTACGGCACCAAGGGGCTGCTGCCGCCCCCGGTGATCGGTCCGCGCAGAGTGGGACGGTACGGGCACGAGCATCTGGCCCGGCTGGCGCTCATCGAGGAGTTGCAGCAGCAGGGCATGACGCTGGCGGCCATCGAACGGTATCTGCAGCAGCTGCCACCCGATCTGGACGCCCATGACCTCGCCGTTCACCGGGCCGTGGTGGCGTCCTGGGCGCCGGAGGCCGTGGAGACGGTGACACGGGCGGAGTTGGAGCGGCGGGCGGGGCGGGCGCTCGGCGACGACGACGTGGAGCGGCTGGTCGCGATGGGAGTGGTCGAGGCCGGGGGCGGGGGCGGGGAAGCGGACGGCTCCGACTCCGGCTCCGGCTCCGGCTCCTACCGCGTCGACCTCGGGCTGCTGCGGCTGGCGGTCGGGCTGCTGGACGTGCCCCTGTCGCAGGAAGCGATACTCGCCGCGCGCAAGGTCCTCATCGAGCACTCACGCGCCGCCGCGCACGAACTGTCGCGGCTCTTCCGCGGCGAGGTGTCCGAACGCGCGGCGCAGGACGTGAAGTCCCTCTCCGCGCACATGCAACCGCTGGTGGTGCAGGCTCTGTTGACGACCTTTCAGCGATCGCTCAGGGAGGAGCTGAGGGAGTGGCTGGCCGGCATGGCGGAGGAACGCGGATCCGCCTGA